Proteins encoded within one genomic window of Spirochaeta cellobiosiphila DSM 17781:
- the glpK gene encoding glycerol kinase GlpK gives MSKYIGSIDQGTTSTRFLLFTKEGKIAYSRQLEHKQYYPKPGWVEHDPLEIWTRTQQVIRSTLTEAGISGDQVQSIGITNQRETTVAWNPQTGHPYGRAIVWQDVRTESFIQDIKAQNKESSIKNKTGLPLATYFSGSKINWMIENNKELQKALSRGEVLFGTMDTYITWWLTGGPQGGSFVTDITNASRTLLMDIHTLTWDKDMMDTFGVKEEYLPRIYPSVPSSPFGFTTKDGPFQAQVPIGAILGDQQAALFGQTCYERGDCKNTYGTGAFLLVNTGTDIVKSTKGLITTPAYQLGNSKPIYALEGSVAIAGSLVQWIRDNLGFIEKSDDIETLALSVEDSGGVYIVPAFSGLFAPYWRPDARGVITGLTGYVNSGHLARAVLEATAFQSKEIFDAMSAEANIDLGCLKVDGGMTNNHTLMQFQSDILNVPVIRPQITETTALGVAYAAGLSSSYWHDKEQIKAQWHIDCEWSPQMDAHTRSYKYKYWQKAVSKTLDWEDL, from the coding sequence TTGTCAAAATACATTGGATCTATCGACCAGGGCACAACTAGTACAAGATTCTTATTATTCACAAAAGAAGGTAAAATTGCCTATTCCAGGCAATTAGAACATAAACAATATTATCCTAAACCAGGTTGGGTTGAACATGATCCTTTAGAAATATGGACAAGAACTCAGCAAGTTATACGATCTACTCTCACAGAGGCAGGTATTTCAGGTGATCAAGTTCAATCTATTGGTATTACGAATCAAAGAGAAACGACAGTAGCTTGGAATCCCCAAACGGGACATCCTTATGGAAGAGCCATCGTTTGGCAGGATGTGCGAACTGAATCCTTTATTCAAGATATTAAGGCTCAGAACAAAGAATCCTCTATAAAAAATAAAACCGGACTTCCTTTAGCAACATATTTCAGTGGATCCAAGATCAACTGGATGATTGAGAATAATAAAGAACTTCAAAAGGCCTTATCCAGAGGAGAAGTTCTTTTTGGAACCATGGATACCTATATCACATGGTGGTTGACCGGAGGTCCGCAGGGGGGCTCTTTTGTAACAGATATTACCAACGCCAGTAGAACATTATTAATGGATATTCATACCTTAACTTGGGACAAAGATATGATGGACACCTTTGGAGTTAAAGAAGAATATTTACCCAGGATATATCCCAGTGTACCATCTTCTCCCTTTGGCTTTACCACTAAAGATGGACCTTTTCAAGCACAGGTTCCTATAGGTGCTATTCTTGGGGATCAGCAAGCAGCTCTCTTTGGTCAAACCTGTTATGAACGTGGGGACTGCAAGAATACTTATGGTACAGGTGCTTTTCTTTTAGTGAATACAGGTACTGATATAGTAAAGTCAACCAAAGGGCTCATAACAACACCTGCTTATCAGTTAGGCAACTCTAAACCTATCTATGCCTTAGAAGGTTCTGTAGCTATCGCAGGCTCTTTAGTTCAATGGATTCGGGACAATCTTGGTTTTATTGAAAAGTCAGATGATATTGAGACTTTAGCCCTAAGTGTTGAAGATTCGGGTGGTGTGTATATCGTTCCTGCTTTTAGTGGACTCTTTGCTCCCTATTGGCGACCTGATGCCCGTGGGGTTATCACTGGCTTAACTGGCTATGTCAATTCAGGTCATTTGGCCAGAGCTGTATTGGAAGCTACTGCCTTTCAAAGTAAAGAAATATTTGATGCCATGTCCGCAGAAGCAAATATAGATCTAGGTTGTTTAAAAGTAGATGGGGGTATGACGAATAATCATACATTGATGCAATTTCAGTCAGATATACTGAATGTCCCTGTTATAAGACCTCAAATCACAGAAACAACCGCTTTGGGCGTGGCATATGCAGCAGGCTTAAGCAGTTCCTATTGGCATGATAAAGAACAAATAAAGGCACAATGGCATATAGATTGCGAGTGGTCACCTCAGATGGATGCACATACAAGATCATATAAATACAAATACTGGCAAAAAGCAGTCAGTAAGACCTTAGATTGGGAAGATCTATAA
- a CDS encoding 1-phosphofructokinase family hexose kinase, which translates to MKVKPILTVGLNPAIQKILIFDKWCLGKVNRSDECHYVSAGKSINVSRVLTQAGVPNIGLSPLGEINLKQWFQLQTKDQLNIIHKLMPGLTRTCTTIIDRSTNIVTEIVADESYAELTDVQEELKREYKQLIPHISFIVLAGSKQKGFDDLLYTQLVQEAKRKGVPILADYKGDDLRASLIDKEIRPDVVKINHKEILSTFSNTTSIEDLIRELSFQYNNSFIITREEKSVLVATCGVYHEVPVPPLQNIINPIGCGDAMTAGLAQALSCHKGLPTSLQQGLKYARLNAQSLYPGWIKV; encoded by the coding sequence GTGAAGGTAAAGCCTATATTAACCGTTGGTCTTAATCCCGCTATACAAAAGATATTAATATTTGATAAATGGTGTCTTGGCAAGGTGAATAGAAGTGACGAGTGTCATTATGTCAGTGCTGGTAAAAGCATAAATGTTTCCAGAGTTTTAACACAGGCAGGAGTTCCTAATATAGGATTATCTCCCTTAGGTGAGATTAACCTGAAGCAGTGGTTTCAATTACAGACAAAAGATCAATTAAATATAATTCATAAACTTATGCCAGGACTAACCAGAACCTGTACAACTATTATTGATAGGTCAACAAACATTGTAACCGAAATAGTAGCTGATGAAAGTTATGCTGAACTAACAGATGTTCAGGAAGAGCTAAAAAGAGAGTATAAGCAATTAATTCCTCACATATCTTTTATTGTATTGGCAGGAAGTAAGCAAAAGGGCTTTGATGATCTTCTTTATACCCAGCTTGTCCAAGAGGCTAAGAGAAAAGGGGTACCTATTCTGGCCGATTATAAGGGAGACGATCTTAGGGCCAGTTTGATCGACAAAGAAATAAGACCTGATGTCGTAAAAATCAATCATAAAGAAATACTATCTACCTTCAGTAATACCACTTCAATAGAGGACCTCATAAGGGAACTATCCTTTCAATATAACAACAGCTTTATAATAACTCGTGAAGAAAAGTCTGTGTTGGTAGCTACTTGTGGAGTGTATCATGAAGTACCTGTGCCTCCCCTTCAAAACATAATAAACCCTATAGGCTGTGGGGATGCCATGACGGCCGGCCTTGCTCAGGCTTTGAGCTGTCATAAAGGTTTACCCACATCCCTTCAGCAGGGGCTTAAATATGCACGCTTAAACGCTCAGAGTCTCTATCCAGGGTGGATAAAGGTTTAA
- the cls gene encoding cardiolipin synthase, translated as MELFLKILMYLNIGITIIAVITIFLEKDNDHSMISWLLAIFFLQSFGLLLYVLFGINWRKRKLMKTNLESSFKEEIAPFLWLQKKYLEDLVSSGEEEDFEKIRLIRMMQKCNNSLLTLNNQCSLFHKGEDFFKDLKEELKKAKRLIHMEFYIWRSDQLGEEIKDILLQKAAEGVEIRLLFDGWGSFGAISRAYKKSLLSSGIEYRYWLDISVLKPNIKVNYRNHRKIVVIDGHTAYTGGMNIGQEYISGTKRMKSWRDTQIKIEGEGVSILQAVFLSDWYNSGGKVEHQWEQFVTKHNPLGSTPLQVLTSGPDSPWDSIAINYFSLIANAKESVHIQTPYLVPDASLLRAMEEAAMKGVQVNLMMTGVPDKRIPYWVGQTYYERLLKAGVRIYRYTAGFLHSKYVIADSKYISIGSCNMDIRSLEVNFEANLLIFDETIGRELVNTYNKDLESSKEVFLSSIQKRPLLLRLRNSLFRIFSPIL; from the coding sequence ATGGAGTTATTCTTAAAAATCCTGATGTACCTAAATATTGGCATTACCATCATTGCGGTCATTACTATATTTTTAGAAAAAGACAATGATCATTCTATGATTTCCTGGTTGCTTGCCATATTCTTTCTTCAGTCCTTCGGTCTGCTTTTATATGTACTCTTTGGTATTAATTGGCGCAAACGCAAACTGATGAAGACTAACCTGGAGAGTTCTTTCAAAGAGGAGATTGCTCCTTTTTTATGGTTACAGAAAAAATACTTAGAGGATCTTGTCTCGTCAGGAGAAGAAGAGGATTTTGAAAAAATACGCCTCATAAGAATGATGCAGAAATGTAATAATTCTCTTTTGACATTGAATAATCAATGTTCCCTATTCCATAAGGGTGAAGATTTTTTCAAGGATCTAAAAGAAGAACTTAAGAAGGCCAAACGATTAATACATATGGAGTTTTACATTTGGCGTTCGGACCAACTAGGAGAAGAAATAAAAGATATTCTCCTTCAAAAAGCAGCAGAAGGAGTAGAAATCCGTCTCCTTTTTGATGGGTGGGGCTCTTTTGGTGCCATTAGTAGAGCTTATAAGAAATCCCTTTTATCTTCTGGAATTGAATACCGTTATTGGTTAGATATTTCTGTATTGAAACCCAACATTAAAGTAAACTATCGCAATCATCGTAAAATTGTGGTTATTGATGGTCATACAGCCTATACCGGTGGGATGAATATAGGACAGGAATATATTAGTGGTACTAAACGCATGAAGTCCTGGAGGGATACCCAGATAAAGATAGAAGGTGAAGGCGTATCCATACTGCAAGCAGTCTTTTTATCTGACTGGTATAATAGTGGGGGCAAGGTTGAACATCAATGGGAACAGTTTGTCACAAAGCATAATCCTTTAGGGAGTACTCCTTTACAAGTTCTTACCTCTGGTCCCGATAGTCCCTGGGATTCTATTGCTATCAATTATTTTTCCCTTATTGCCAATGCCAAAGAATCTGTTCATATTCAGACCCCCTATCTTGTTCCTGATGCCTCTCTGTTGCGAGCCATGGAAGAGGCTGCTATGAAAGGAGTTCAGGTTAATCTCATGATGACAGGAGTTCCAGATAAAAGGATACCCTATTGGGTCGGTCAGACCTATTACGAAAGATTGCTTAAGGCTGGAGTCCGCATCTATCGTTATACAGCAGGATTCCTTCATTCCAAATATGTCATCGCGGATAGTAAATATATCTCAATAGGTAGTTGTAATATGGATATTAGAAGCTTAGAAGTTAATTTTGAAGCTAATCTTCTTATTTTTGATGAAACTATCGGGAGAGAGTTAGTTAATACCTATAATAAAGATCTTGAATCTTCTAAGGAAGTTTTTTTGAGTAGTATACAAAAGCGGCCTCTCCTCCTTAGATTGCGTAATAGTTTGTTTAGGATCTTTAGTCCTATTTTATAG
- the abc-f gene encoding ribosomal protection-like ABC-F family protein produces MNLITINNLTHSFSEEPLFENISVDINKGDKIGLIGPNGAGKSTLLKIILGQLQSTEGKVSTTPDISIGYVPQMLAFNRIGTINDVILEDYLRIQQNMNMLEEQMANTKDLDKVLADYQKCQDKFEALGGWEAQDRALSLLRRLGMENDLDTDISVLSGGEQSLLYFVKALLYQPDLLILDEPGNHLDFIGLAWLEQFLRGYPGAVLVISHNRYLLEKVTDELWHIERGQFNHWKGKYSQYRIQLLQSQLQQKKAIDHLDKSIHETTSEVKQLQARASSSYNPPVGVLKLLNTAKVKLKQLQEERNKLNIHQESAIKINLQGQKHRSDIALKVQEYSFCYSDKTIFKDINFEVFSSERVALIGANGSGKSTLIREILDKGDWENSLIRLNPSTKLGYIGQDIKFDTEDGTIEEEVRTWGSLSQSQAFNVMAPYQFDYQEMNKSIKLLSGGERQRLQLAKLSYLETNFLILDEPTNHLDIKSREILEDCLKDYPGTLFIVSHDRYFLDRVIERVLFIEEEKIHSFYGSFTDFFRKRYQQLPHMGNRLHNRRRTNTEDKTFQDQSWETKITQWEVEKEDLQREIDSLTLKNKFTEALAMTNRLSKLQKKLDIAYSQWDHEL; encoded by the coding sequence ATGAACCTAATAACGATAAATAACTTAACACACTCTTTCAGTGAAGAACCTTTATTTGAAAATATTTCCGTAGATATTAACAAGGGAGATAAAATAGGTCTAATCGGTCCAAATGGTGCTGGTAAATCTACTTTACTCAAAATAATATTAGGACAATTACAAAGCACAGAAGGTAAAGTAAGTACCACACCAGATATAAGTATTGGCTATGTTCCTCAAATGCTGGCATTCAATCGAATCGGAACAATAAACGACGTCATTCTTGAGGACTATCTAAGAATCCAACAAAATATGAATATGCTCGAAGAACAAATGGCTAACACAAAGGACCTAGATAAGGTGCTGGCTGATTACCAGAAATGTCAGGATAAGTTCGAAGCCTTGGGGGGCTGGGAAGCACAGGATAGAGCTCTGTCTTTATTACGACGGCTGGGAATGGAAAATGATCTTGATACAGATATTAGCGTTTTGTCAGGAGGAGAGCAAAGCTTACTTTATTTTGTTAAAGCTCTATTGTACCAACCAGACCTATTAATACTGGATGAGCCAGGAAATCATTTAGATTTTATTGGTTTAGCCTGGCTTGAACAATTCCTTAGAGGATACCCAGGGGCCGTTTTGGTTATATCTCACAATCGGTATTTATTAGAAAAAGTTACTGATGAGCTTTGGCATATTGAAAGGGGACAATTCAACCATTGGAAAGGTAAATATTCCCAATATAGAATTCAATTACTCCAATCCCAACTTCAACAAAAGAAAGCGATTGATCATCTAGACAAGTCTATCCATGAAACAACTAGCGAAGTAAAGCAGCTCCAAGCAAGAGCCTCAAGTTCCTATAATCCGCCAGTAGGTGTGCTAAAGTTACTGAACACAGCAAAAGTGAAACTTAAGCAGCTTCAAGAGGAAAGAAACAAATTAAACATTCATCAAGAATCAGCTATCAAGATCAATCTTCAAGGGCAGAAACATAGAAGTGATATTGCCTTAAAAGTTCAAGAATATAGTTTCTGTTATTCTGACAAGACTATTTTTAAGGATATAAATTTTGAAGTATTTTCCTCTGAAAGAGTTGCCCTTATCGGTGCTAACGGTTCAGGAAAATCAACACTTATTAGAGAAATCCTTGATAAAGGAGATTGGGAAAACTCGCTTATAAGGCTGAATCCAAGTACAAAGTTAGGATATATAGGACAAGATATCAAATTTGATACAGAGGATGGAACAATTGAAGAAGAGGTCAGAACATGGGGAAGTCTTTCTCAATCACAGGCTTTTAATGTAATGGCCCCCTATCAATTTGATTATCAAGAGATGAATAAAAGCATCAAATTATTATCAGGAGGAGAGAGACAAAGGCTTCAACTGGCCAAGCTATCTTATCTGGAAACGAATTTTCTTATATTAGATGAACCAACAAACCACTTGGACATCAAAAGTAGAGAGATACTAGAAGACTGCTTGAAAGATTATCCCGGAACTCTGTTTATAGTATCCCATGATAGGTACTTCTTGGACCGTGTTATTGAAAGAGTTCTTTTTATTGAAGAAGAAAAAATCCATTCCTTTTATGGGTCTTTTACAGACTTTTTCAGGAAAAGATACCAACAGTTACCCCATATGGGGAACAGACTTCACAATAGACGAAGGACCAATACGGAAGACAAGACCTTTCAGGATCAATCTTGGGAGACGAAAATAACACAATGGGAAGTAGAAAAAGAAGATCTTCAAAGAGAGATTGATAGTCTAACTTTAAAAAATAAGTTTACAGAAGCTCTTGCTATGACTAATAGATTATCTAAACTTCAGAAAAAATTAGACATAGCCTACTCTCAATGGGATCATGAACTTTAG
- a CDS encoding NAD(P)/FAD-dependent oxidoreductase: MLPHIAVIGGGPAGLFTAINVSHKAQVTLYEKKSKLGRKLMITGSGQCNITHDEEPREMLLNYRGNSRFLRNALYHYTSSDLMQFFRSRGVELTITKEGKVFPQSLKAGEILSCLEKECLKSKVQVLNNQKVQGISHIEDKFEVKTNNVTRIYDYVVIATGGMSYPATGSEGDGYGLAKSLGHKIISPKPALVDVHIQDFPLNDCSGLSFRSLRLGHWREGKKVNSYVGDLLITHVGFSGPVILNNSRFMNKHDVLIPDFTGYGDEFVVMIVEALRNHPNKSILNLLKTFDLPQHFVEIVLKLHGINQDLQSANVSKENRKMIINAFLNTKYTIARTGGWKKAMVTAGGVDLKEINPKTMESRISPGLYFAGEVMDIDGDTGGYNLQAAFSSAYTISQAL, encoded by the coding sequence ATGTTACCTCATATAGCTGTTATAGGTGGTGGCCCTGCTGGGTTATTTACTGCCATTAATGTTAGCCATAAAGCACAAGTTACTCTCTATGAAAAAAAAAGCAAATTAGGCCGGAAGCTGATGATTACAGGTTCTGGCCAATGTAATATCACCCATGATGAGGAACCAAGAGAAATGCTTTTAAATTATAGAGGTAATTCCCGTTTTCTACGCAATGCTCTGTACCATTATACTTCATCTGATTTGATGCAATTTTTCAGATCTAGAGGTGTTGAACTCACCATTACAAAAGAAGGGAAAGTCTTTCCTCAATCTCTTAAAGCAGGAGAGATCCTTAGTTGTTTAGAAAAGGAGTGTCTCAAAAGTAAGGTCCAAGTTCTTAATAATCAAAAAGTACAAGGCATCAGTCATATAGAGGATAAGTTTGAAGTGAAAACAAATAATGTAACAAGAATATATGATTATGTTGTCATCGCCACAGGAGGGATGTCTTATCCTGCTACAGGTAGTGAAGGCGATGGCTATGGTTTGGCTAAATCTTTAGGCCACAAAATTATTTCTCCAAAACCAGCCTTAGTAGATGTTCATATACAGGATTTTCCTCTTAATGACTGTTCCGGATTATCTTTTAGAAGCTTAAGATTAGGACATTGGAGAGAGGGGAAAAAAGTTAATAGTTATGTTGGTGATCTATTGATTACTCATGTAGGGTTTTCAGGTCCTGTTATTCTCAATAACAGTCGATTTATGAACAAACATGATGTCCTCATACCTGATTTTACTGGATATGGAGATGAATTTGTCGTTATGATAGTTGAAGCTCTTAGAAATCACCCCAATAAGAGTATTCTAAACTTATTGAAAACATTTGATCTACCCCAACATTTCGTTGAGATAGTACTTAAGCTTCATGGTATCAACCAAGATCTTCAATCAGCTAATGTTAGTAAAGAGAATCGAAAAATGATAATTAATGCCTTTCTGAATACAAAATATACTATAGCAAGAACAGGTGGATGGAAAAAAGCCATGGTAACAGCAGGCGGGGTTGATCTGAAAGAGATCAACCCCAAAACTATGGAGAGTCGTATATCTCCTGGACTATACTTTGCCGGGGAGGTGATGGACATAGACGGGGATACTGGTGGGTATAATTTACAAGCCGCTTTTTCCTCTGCCTATACCATCTCTCAAGCTCTATAA
- a CDS encoding TRL domain-containing protein has protein sequence MKIGKFLTALVLFASIMSCTITTPGTATSNPVGSKTGEATGSFIFGIPMGTNLDMGIQKAALNGGISTVSTVDVKYTWLVVLTKVTTVVTGE, from the coding sequence ATGAAAATCGGAAAATTCTTAACGGCATTGGTGTTATTTGCATCAATCATGAGTTGTACAATTACTACTCCAGGAACAGCTACTTCAAATCCAGTTGGATCTAAAACTGGTGAAGCAACTGGATCTTTTATCTTTGGTATTCCAATGGGAACTAACCTAGATATGGGTATCCAAAAAGCTGCTCTTAACGGTGGTATTTCTACTGTAAGTACTGTAGATGTTAAATACACATGGTTGGTTGTATTAACTAAGGTAACTACAGTTGTTACTGGTGAATAA
- a CDS encoding PhoH family protein, with product MSAANNLYEYPESNPQPKPKKERIKQFVLDTNVFIHRPDAIMSFRNNEIVIPLWVLEELDKLKIGHEERARNARHAIRILNKYAEKGDLTKGVKMENNSILRIATRHAPASGIDMDLNKIDNKIILVAYNLHKTGWNQVFFVSKDINARVKAAALGIKAVDYEKQKVNIDTLFQGYREILVKEDVIENLSEYVGWDSEHEMLENEFALLKWKEDKSFKLTRHNKNVGGLHLLSDPTPRACNIHPLNVRQTMALNLLLDDDIPLVSLVGKAGTGKTLLALASGLRKILEGHVYTRMLISRPIIPMGKDIGYLPGGKDDKLSHWMQPVFDNLEYIMNVYKSQNLKSLDQLLKTKTIEIEALTYIRGRSLPRQFIIIDEAQNLTPHEVKTIVSRAGQGSKVVLTGDPYQIDSPYLDSNSNGLTYLVETLKGQPLYGHITLEKSERSPLSELAAELL from the coding sequence ATGTCTGCAGCAAATAACTTATATGAGTATCCAGAGTCCAATCCTCAACCAAAACCGAAAAAAGAACGTATTAAACAGTTTGTTCTAGACACTAATGTTTTTATTCATCGTCCAGATGCCATTATGTCTTTTCGAAATAATGAAATTGTTATTCCCTTATGGGTATTAGAAGAGCTAGATAAATTAAAAATAGGCCATGAAGAAAGAGCAAGAAATGCAAGGCATGCTATCCGTATACTAAATAAATATGCTGAAAAAGGGGATCTTACTAAGGGAGTAAAAATGGAAAACAATTCCATACTCCGTATTGCCACTAGACATGCTCCTGCCTCAGGCATTGATATGGATCTCAATAAAATTGATAACAAAATTATACTAGTAGCTTACAATCTACATAAAACAGGGTGGAATCAAGTTTTTTTTGTATCTAAAGATATCAATGCACGCGTTAAAGCCGCTGCACTTGGAATCAAAGCAGTAGATTATGAGAAACAGAAAGTAAATATCGATACACTTTTTCAGGGATATCGAGAGATCCTGGTAAAAGAAGATGTAATAGAAAATCTAAGTGAATACGTTGGTTGGGATTCAGAACATGAAATGTTGGAAAATGAATTTGCTTTACTTAAATGGAAAGAGGATAAATCATTTAAACTCACTCGACATAATAAAAATGTAGGAGGTTTACATTTATTAAGTGATCCTACACCTCGAGCATGTAATATTCATCCCTTGAATGTACGCCAGACTATGGCTCTTAATTTACTATTAGATGATGATATTCCGTTAGTGTCTTTAGTCGGTAAAGCAGGAACTGGTAAAACTTTATTAGCTTTAGCTTCTGGCTTGCGCAAAATATTAGAAGGACATGTCTACACAAGGATGTTAATAAGTAGACCTATCATTCCTATGGGAAAAGATATTGGTTATTTACCAGGTGGTAAGGATGATAAACTAAGTCATTGGATGCAACCTGTTTTTGATAATCTTGAATACATTATGAACGTATACAAAAGCCAAAATCTTAAAAGTCTGGATCAATTGTTAAAAACAAAAACAATTGAAATTGAAGCTCTAACTTATATACGAGGGAGAAGTCTTCCCCGTCAATTCATCATCATAGATGAGGCACAGAATTTAACACCACATGAGGTAAAGACAATAGTTAGTAGGGCAGGTCAAGGTTCGAAAGTTGTATTAACTGGAGATCCGTATCAGATAGATAGTCCATATCTGGATTCTAATTCGAATGGTTTAACCTATTTAGTTGAGACTTTAAAAGGACAACCTTTATATGGTCATATAACTTTGGAAAAGTCAGAAAGGAGTCCTTTGTCTGAACTAGCTGCAGAACTCCTTTGA
- a CDS encoding MalY/PatB family protein, giving the protein MFNDRINTNSAKWDSIVQPGYTLPLWVAEMDFPIDKNIQDALLHRIQHPYFGYSLVPKELNSAIIDWFNKKHGYTLTPEDIIPTSGVVPAIYGAVEAFSDVGNGIIHQPPVYNPIRQASYSRSRKTIKNSLKWNGDHWDIDWKDLEVKLADINNKVMILCNPHNPVGRVWTPNEVQKIVDLCRKNDVILVSDEIHCDLTMPGHSHCSVFSVGGDDISIVLTATGKTFNIPGLNSARAFIKNPVLRNAFDRILPYGYKGHNDPLNEVAAFAAYTQGNDWLRSILNKITENYESLRIFCESHHIPLSPLEGTYLAWLKLGEVTDRSLDKLEDEGGVKLNVGTWFGSEGQGWCRLNLACPDDVLSIALDRIATFIKKV; this is encoded by the coding sequence ATGTTCAATGATAGAATTAATACCAATAGTGCAAAATGGGATAGTATTGTTCAACCTGGTTATACCTTGCCTTTATGGGTAGCAGAAATGGACTTCCCTATAGATAAAAATATTCAAGATGCATTATTACATAGAATACAACATCCTTATTTCGGTTATAGTCTAGTTCCCAAAGAACTTAATAGCGCTATTATTGACTGGTTTAATAAAAAACATGGGTATACGTTAACTCCTGAAGATATTATTCCTACCTCTGGTGTTGTCCCTGCTATCTATGGTGCAGTAGAAGCCTTTTCGGATGTAGGTAATGGTATAATTCACCAACCTCCAGTTTACAATCCCATTAGACAAGCATCTTATTCTCGATCACGTAAAACAATAAAAAACTCTCTTAAATGGAATGGAGATCATTGGGATATAGATTGGAAAGATCTGGAAGTAAAATTAGCTGACATCAATAATAAAGTGATGATTTTATGTAATCCTCATAATCCTGTAGGTCGAGTGTGGACTCCGAATGAAGTACAAAAAATAGTAGACTTATGTAGAAAAAATGATGTTATTCTTGTTAGTGACGAAATTCATTGTGATCTTACTATGCCAGGACATTCACATTGCAGTGTTTTCTCCGTTGGTGGTGATGATATTTCTATTGTACTAACAGCCACAGGAAAAACATTTAATATCCCAGGATTAAACTCGGCACGTGCCTTTATTAAAAATCCTGTGCTTAGGAACGCTTTTGATCGTATCTTACCGTATGGGTATAAAGGCCACAATGATCCTTTAAATGAAGTTGCGGCTTTTGCTGCCTACACGCAAGGTAATGATTGGTTAAGGTCAATATTAAATAAAATTACAGAAAATTATGAATCTCTACGGATTTTCTGTGAATCACATCACATTCCTTTGTCTCCTTTAGAAGGGACTTATCTTGCCTGGTTAAAACTTGGTGAAGTAACAGATAGATCTTTGGATAAACTTGAAGACGAAGGTGGTGTTAAACTTAATGTTGGTACTTGGTTTGGATCTGAGGGACAAGGGTGGTGTCGATTGAATCTTGCTTGTCCAGATGATGTTTTATCCATTGCCCTTGATAGAATTGCCACTTTTATAAAAAAAGTGTAA
- a CDS encoding MlaE family ABC transporter permease — translation MPNLGIKKITKTIASHFEVLGRFYAYLMQVVRWMFTPPFRIGRIFEELEKIGANSFPVIALSSTAIGMIFALQLNYLLGIFRSEILIGAAVGLTMARELAPFITALMLVARDGSAMAAEIGTMKVTEQLDAMETMTINPIHFLVVPKVYAALIAFPLLTGASNLMGVAGAYLVGVIGLGVDSSGFFDQMYWFLDPTDILSGLIKSVVLGFFISIICTFYGYYTERGAKAVGESTTKAVVTSALMIFFADYIMTDLMLKLLY, via the coding sequence ATGCCCAACTTGGGAATTAAAAAAATTACAAAGACTATTGCTAGTCACTTTGAAGTACTAGGTCGATTTTATGCCTACCTAATGCAGGTCGTTCGATGGATGTTTACTCCTCCTTTCAGAATAGGAAGGATATTTGAGGAATTGGAAAAGATAGGTGCGAATTCTTTTCCTGTTATAGCTCTGTCCAGTACTGCTATTGGGATGATTTTTGCCTTACAATTAAACTATCTTTTAGGCATTTTTCGTTCAGAAATATTGATTGGTGCGGCTGTAGGCTTAACTATGGCCAGAGAATTGGCACCTTTTATAACCGCATTAATGCTTGTTGCAAGGGATGGTTCAGCAATGGCTGCTGAAATTGGTACAATGAAGGTTACAGAGCAATTAGACGCTATGGAAACAATGACAATAAACCCGATACATTTTCTGGTTGTTCCTAAAGTGTATGCAGCGCTTATAGCTTTTCCACTATTAACAGGAGCATCAAATTTAATGGGTGTTGCAGGAGCTTATCTCGTTGGAGTGATAGGTCTTGGAGTTGATTCTAGTGGTTTTTTTGATCAAATGTACTGGTTTTTAGACCCAACAGATATATTATCAGGTCTAATAAAATCAGTTGTATTGGGATTCTTTATTTCAATTATCTGCACTTTTTATGGTTATTATACAGAAAGAGGTGCAAAGGCAGTAGGAGAATCAACGACTAAAGCTGTTGTAACTTCCGCATTAATGATATTTTTTGCAGATTATATTATGACAGATTTGATGTTAAAGTTGTTATATTAA